A genomic window from Candidatus Saccharibacteria bacterium includes:
- the rpoC gene encoding DNA-directed RNA polymerase subunit beta', translated as MARQDDKTIADFDAVRLTVASADDILAWSYGEVLKPETINYRTQKPERDGLFCERIFGPVKDINPHDAKLKGVRSREAAVDKNGELVTKSSARRERMGHIKLATPVAHIWFMRGVPSAMSLLLNLTVKNIERVAYFQSYIILSADEEKIAQLLADNEAQFDAGRAAIKIRYEKAAGMESSDETDESTPDNSVDIKELSAQMNRELEDLTDDYNEKKAALESLKKGALMSEMAYRNLPEEYEDLVEVGMGGSALYQLLTEIDLPQLIAELSAEAEEAKGQRKKKIQKRLKMLEGMASAGVLPESMCMTVLPVIPPDLRPMVQLTGGRFATSDLNDLYRRVINRNNRLKKLNELNAPAVITRNEMRMLQEAVDALIDNSATRGTRSAQATGNRRRLKSLSDLLKGKQGRFRQNLLGKRVDYSGRSVIVSGPELKLNECGLPKAMAMELFKPFVLSKLLEWEQAHNIRTATRLIEAGDPIIWDALDEAIKGKYVLLNRAPTLHRLSIQAFQPRLIEGQAIQLPPLVTSGFNADFDGDQMAVHLPLSAEAQAEARDLMSATNNLLKPADGSPILSIYQDIVLGCYYLTYDKPGSQLADGEKPRVFADTGEALLARDAGEIEHQTPIIIRFRGETRETTLGRVLFNEVLPEDFPYVNEVLNKKAVSRVLARVFNYYGAEITAATADAIKDLALEHATRAAISTGMDDYFELSDLDEIIAEGDEKVSAIADQYDQGLITNDERYKLTVKTWRDIDARITDEVKASMTGLDTSTAVLANSGARGSVDNIKQAAAMIGIQVDALGRAIELPVRHSFKHGMTPLEAFVVTRGSRFGAVSTALKTADSGYLTRRLVDVSQDVFTVPDESASEDPGFAIYRSETEDTMINFADRISGRYAAEDVAGYVKKGDLITLDAANDIQNDESVAAVKIMSVLTTPELNGIPQKSYGIDMSTGFLVSQAEPIGVIAAQSVGEPGTQLTLDTKHSSGVGGDDIAQGLPRVDELFEARTPKGEAILSECDGAVSVSERDDKYIVEVTPTSNRAETIALAEGQVVKVKDGAVIKTGDTLATDDDNELPLIAPFDGTVSVGKGKLTLTAAKNATLKYEFPNYRQLMVASGDEVKAGDRITTGSINLHQLMTLKGIEETERYIINDILRIYAAQGQNISPKHLEIIVRQMFSRVQIEEPGDSPFVAGHVASKALVVHTNKQLEADGKQPAEFTQLLLGITKVSIYSDSFLSAASFQDTTRVLIAAATSGRVDHLYGLKENVIIGRKIPVGTGALSEQEFAEEQYDNLDTDNQMDIAE; from the coding sequence ATGGCAAGGCAAGACGACAAAACAATCGCTGATTTTGACGCAGTGCGCCTAACAGTAGCTAGCGCCGACGACATTCTGGCGTGGTCATACGGTGAAGTCCTAAAACCAGAGACGATCAATTATCGTACCCAAAAACCAGAGCGCGACGGTTTGTTCTGCGAACGAATCTTTGGACCAGTCAAGGACATCAATCCGCACGATGCCAAACTAAAAGGTGTGCGTAGCCGCGAAGCCGCCGTTGATAAAAATGGCGAGCTGGTTACGAAATCGAGTGCTCGTCGCGAACGCATGGGTCACATCAAGCTAGCTACTCCAGTTGCTCACATCTGGTTTATGCGCGGTGTCCCGAGCGCAATGTCACTGTTACTCAACCTGACAGTGAAAAACATCGAGCGCGTCGCTTATTTCCAGTCCTACATCATTCTAAGTGCCGACGAAGAAAAGATCGCTCAGCTACTAGCTGATAACGAAGCTCAGTTCGACGCTGGTCGCGCTGCTATCAAGATTCGCTATGAAAAGGCTGCCGGCATGGAGAGTAGTGATGAAACTGATGAATCAACCCCAGATAACTCCGTCGATATCAAAGAGCTATCAGCTCAGATGAATCGCGAACTCGAGGATCTGACCGATGATTACAACGAGAAAAAAGCTGCTCTCGAGAGCTTGAAAAAGGGCGCTCTGATGAGCGAAATGGCTTACCGCAACCTGCCAGAGGAATACGAAGATCTCGTTGAGGTTGGTATGGGCGGCTCAGCGTTGTATCAATTGCTGACTGAAATCGATCTACCACAATTGATCGCCGAGCTATCGGCCGAAGCCGAAGAAGCCAAAGGTCAGCGCAAAAAGAAGATCCAAAAGCGTCTCAAGATGCTCGAGGGTATGGCGAGCGCCGGCGTTTTGCCAGAATCAATGTGTATGACGGTCCTCCCGGTGATTCCTCCGGATTTGCGCCCAATGGTGCAGTTGACCGGTGGTCGCTTTGCAACGTCAGATTTGAACGACCTTTATCGCCGCGTCATTAACCGTAATAATCGTCTCAAGAAACTGAATGAGCTCAATGCACCGGCTGTGATTACCCGCAACGAAATGCGCATGCTCCAAGAAGCCGTTGACGCCCTGATCGACAACAGTGCCACTCGTGGTACTCGCTCGGCTCAGGCTACCGGCAATCGCCGCCGCCTGAAATCGCTCAGCGACCTATTAAAGGGCAAGCAAGGCCGTTTCCGTCAGAACCTACTCGGTAAACGCGTCGACTACTCTGGCCGCTCGGTTATCGTGTCTGGTCCAGAGCTGAAATTGAACGAATGTGGTCTGCCAAAAGCTATGGCCATGGAGCTATTCAAACCATTCGTGCTGAGCAAACTGCTCGAATGGGAGCAGGCTCATAACATTCGTACCGCGACACGTCTGATCGAGGCTGGCGATCCAATTATCTGGGACGCCCTCGACGAGGCGATCAAAGGCAAATACGTACTCCTCAACCGTGCACCGACACTGCACCGCTTGTCAATTCAGGCTTTCCAGCCACGACTGATTGAAGGGCAAGCTATTCAGCTGCCACCGCTCGTCACATCCGGCTTTAACGCTGACTTTGACGGCGACCAGATGGCTGTTCACTTGCCACTCAGCGCCGAGGCTCAGGCCGAAGCTCGCGATCTGATGTCGGCCACCAACAACTTGTTGAAACCAGCTGACGGGTCGCCGATCTTGTCGATCTACCAGGACATCGTGCTCGGTTGTTACTATTTGACCTACGACAAGCCAGGTTCACAACTAGCTGACGGCGAAAAACCACGCGTCTTTGCTGATACTGGCGAAGCCTTGCTGGCTCGTGACGCTGGTGAGATCGAGCATCAAACGCCGATCATCATCAGGTTCCGCGGTGAGACTCGCGAAACCACGCTTGGTCGCGTACTGTTCAACGAAGTTCTCCCAGAGGACTTCCCGTATGTCAACGAAGTTCTGAACAAAAAGGCCGTGAGCCGCGTGCTAGCCCGTGTCTTTAACTATTACGGTGCCGAGATTACCGCTGCTACCGCTGACGCGATCAAAGATTTGGCACTCGAACACGCCACTCGCGCTGCTATTTCGACCGGTATGGACGACTACTTTGAACTATCTGATCTCGATGAGATTATCGCCGAAGGTGACGAAAAGGTCTCAGCTATCGCCGATCAGTACGATCAAGGTCTCATTACCAACGACGAACGCTACAAGCTGACTGTCAAGACCTGGCGCGATATCGACGCTCGCATCACCGATGAAGTCAAAGCCTCGATGACTGGTCTCGACACGTCTACCGCGGTGCTCGCCAACTCTGGTGCTCGTGGTTCTGTCGATAACATTAAGCAGGCCGCCGCGATGATCGGTATTCAGGTGGATGCCCTCGGTCGTGCTATCGAGCTGCCGGTTCGCCACAGCTTTAAACACGGTATGACGCCGCTCGAAGCCTTCGTGGTAACCCGCGGTTCACGCTTTGGTGCCGTTAGTACCGCTCTTAAAACTGCTGACTCCGGCTATCTAACTCGCCGTTTGGTCGACGTATCCCAAGATGTGTTTACTGTGCCTGACGAGAGTGCTAGCGAAGATCCAGGCTTTGCTATCTACCGCAGCGAAACCGAAGACACCATGATTAACTTTGCTGATCGTATCTCGGGTCGTTATGCCGCCGAAGATGTTGCTGGCTATGTCAAGAAGGGTGATTTGATCACACTAGACGCCGCAAACGACATTCAAAACGATGAATCAGTTGCCGCCGTCAAGATCATGTCAGTCCTCACCACCCCAGAACTAAACGGTATTCCGCAAAAATCTTACGGTATCGATATGTCAACTGGCTTCCTCGTTAGCCAAGCCGAGCCAATCGGCGTGATCGCTGCCCAGTCAGTCGGTGAGCCAGGTACCCAGCTAACGCTCGACACCAAACACTCCTCGGGTGTCGGTGGCGATGATATTGCCCAGGGCCTGCCGCGCGTCGACGAGTTGTTCGAAGCTCGCACGCCAAAAGGTGAAGCTATCCTCAGTGAATGCGACGGTGCGGTGTCGGTCAGCGAACGCGACGATAAATACATCGTCGAGGTTACGCCGACCAGCAACCGGGCTGAAACTATCGCTCTGGCCGAAGGTCAGGTCGTCAAAGTCAAAGACGGCGCCGTCATCAAGACTGGCGACACGCTGGCGACCGATGACGACAATGAACTACCACTCATCGCGCCGTTTGACGGTACCGTTTCGGTCGGCAAAGGTAAACTGACATTGACTGCGGCCAAGAACGCCACGCTCAAGTACGAGTTCCCGAACTATCGACAACTGATGGTTGCCTCTGGTGACGAAGTCAAAGCTGGCGATCGCATTACGACTGGTTCTATCAACCTGCATCAGCTGATGACCCTAAAAGGCATCGAGGAAACCGAGCGTTATATCATCAACGATATCTTGCGCATCTACGCCGCTCAGGGTCAGAACATTTCGCCGAAACATCTCGAGATCATCGTGCGTCAAATGTTTAGTCGCGTCCAGATCGAAGAGCCGGGCGACAGTCCATTCGTCGCTGGTCACGTGGCGTCGAAAGCGTTGGTGGTTCACACCAACAAACAGCTCGAAGCCGACGGCAAGCAGCCAGCCGAGTTTACGCAGCTGCTCCTCGGTATCACCAAGGTCTCGATCTACAGCGATAGCTTCCTATCGGCCGCGTCGTTCCAGGACACCACTCGTGTTCTGATCGCTGCTGCTACCTCGGGTCGCGTCGATCACCTCTACGGTCTCAAAGAGAACGTCATCATCGGTCGCAAGATCCCTGTCGGCACTGGCGCTCTGTCAGAACAAGAGTTCGCCGAAGAACAGTACGACAATCTCGACACCGATAACCAAATGGATATCGCAGAGTAG
- the rpsL gene encoding 30S ribosomal protein S12 yields the protein MPTINQLVRKPRKSAAKKSKSPALLSIQNTLKVKTYQKTGPLKRGVCIKVTTKTPKKPNSAMRKVARVRLTNGQEVWAYIGGEKHNLQEHAVVLVRGGRVPDLPGVRYHIVRGALDLQGVENRKQGRSKYGTKKGDK from the coding sequence ATGCCAACAATCAATCAATTAGTGCGCAAACCGCGCAAATCGGCTGCTAAAAAGTCCAAATCACCAGCACTTTTGAGCATTCAAAACACCCTAAAGGTTAAAACGTACCAGAAAACTGGTCCGCTAAAACGCGGTGTTTGTATCAAAGTTACGACCAAAACCCCGAAAAAGCCTAACTCTGCTATGCGCAAAGTTGCTCGTGTTCGTTTGACCAACGGCCAAGAAGTCTGGGCGTATATCGGTGGTGAAAAGCACAATCTACAGGAGCACGCCGTGGTTCTCGTGCGCGGTGGTCGTGTACCAGATTTACCAGGTGTTCGTTATCATATCGTTCGCGGTGCTCTCGACCTTCAGGGTGTTGAGAATCGCAAACAGGGCCGCAGCAAATACGGTACCAAGAAGGGAGACAAATAA
- the rpsG gene encoding 30S ribosomal protein S7 encodes MPRKTTKSLQRKINPDRKYNSVLVQRLINKSMLDGKKHISEKAVYSALEAAAKKLKSEEPLEVLETALKNISPNYEVKSRRVGGANYQIPFPISGHRQQHFAFMWLVQSARARSGMPYEQRLAAEIVDAVNQTGAAYKKREDTHRMAEANRAFAHFARG; translated from the coding sequence ATGCCACGCAAAACTACCAAATCATTGCAACGCAAAATCAATCCTGATCGCAAATATAACAGCGTCCTCGTGCAACGCCTGATCAACAAATCGATGCTAGACGGCAAAAAGCACATCTCCGAGAAAGCCGTTTACAGTGCACTCGAAGCGGCTGCTAAAAAGCTAAAGAGCGAGGAGCCTCTCGAGGTTCTCGAGACCGCGCTAAAGAACATTAGCCCGAATTACGAGGTCAAGAGTCGTCGTGTCGGCGGTGCTAACTACCAGATTCCGTTTCCAATTTCTGGTCACCGCCAGCAGCACTTTGCATTCATGTGGCTAGTTCAGTCGGCTCGCGCTCGTAGCGGCATGCCGTACGAACAGCGCTTGGCTGCTGAGATCGTTGACGCCGTCAACCAAACTGGTGCCGCCTACAAGAAGCGTGAAGATACGCATCGTATGGCCGAAGCCAACCGCGCCTTCGCCCACTTTGCCCGCGGATAG
- a CDS encoding methyltransferase domain-containing protein, translating to MAHNHTHEEAQAEELAFWLSPGAELGEQLKQLTYAPLLGLDFEHDGNSPYVIHKPNKSIIDIGGGPVSLLLKTKATLKTVIDPCSYPAWVRSRYEQNDVRWIKDVAETYQPELAETADEVWLYNVLQHTTDPQKIFENVLRYLKSGGVFRFFDWIETGTNVAHPISLTAEDVHRDMVSAGFTNVAVQTTELHENGAYGKAAYFSIRKD from the coding sequence ATGGCACATAATCATACTCACGAAGAAGCCCAGGCCGAAGAACTCGCATTTTGGCTGAGCCCTGGCGCAGAACTAGGCGAACAATTAAAACAACTAACCTACGCCCCGCTGTTAGGCCTAGATTTTGAACATGACGGAAATTCTCCCTATGTTATACATAAACCAAACAAATCGATCATAGACATTGGCGGTGGCCCAGTGTCGTTACTACTCAAAACGAAAGCTACTCTAAAGACGGTCATCGATCCCTGCAGCTATCCTGCCTGGGTCAGGAGTAGATACGAGCAAAATGATGTGCGCTGGATCAAAGACGTGGCTGAGACCTACCAACCCGAATTAGCTGAAACTGCCGACGAAGTCTGGCTCTATAACGTATTACAACACACTACAGATCCGCAAAAGATCTTTGAAAACGTTCTACGCTATCTAAAATCCGGTGGAGTTTTTCGATTCTTTGATTGGATAGAGACTGGCACCAACGTAGCGCACCCTATTTCGTTGACCGCCGAGGACGTCCATCGCGACATGGTCTCTGCTGGTTTTACTAACGTAGCAGTGCAAACAACTGAACTACATGAAAATGGCGCCTATGGCAAGGCAGCTTATTTTTCTATACGCAAAGACTAG
- a CDS encoding RluA family pseudouridine synthase, which yields MRLDAYVAEYWPEHSRSTWQKYIEQGFVRVNGTSITSTKYQLGEDDTVTIDTLPKPPSTRHTLPVLYEDDNVIVINKPAGVLTHAKGAVADEFTVADFVKSRINSSDKTFINSNRAGIVHRLDRATSGVLIAAKNPETASLLQKQFASRKAHKTYLAIVEKAPKLPEAKIDLPIGRNPKKPSSFRIDAKGKPAITNYRTVEVFGSGAALLELKPLTGRTHQLRVHLEHIGSPIMGDSLYGPGKLGQRMFLHATSLEITIPGSNENQRMTFEAPVPDDFEMTLENLR from the coding sequence ATGAGATTAGATGCCTATGTAGCTGAATACTGGCCCGAACATTCACGCTCGACCTGGCAAAAATACATCGAACAGGGCTTTGTCCGAGTTAACGGCACGTCCATTACCTCGACCAAATACCAATTAGGCGAAGACGACACTGTAACGATCGACACGTTGCCAAAACCGCCATCGACCCGCCACACTTTACCGGTGCTATACGAAGACGACAACGTCATCGTGATCAACAAACCAGCGGGCGTCTTGACTCATGCTAAAGGTGCGGTAGCAGACGAGTTTACGGTTGCCGATTTCGTCAAATCGCGCATCAATTCTAGTGACAAAACGTTTATAAACTCTAACCGAGCTGGGATCGTTCATCGCCTCGACCGCGCCACTTCTGGTGTCTTGATCGCCGCCAAAAATCCCGAAACGGCCAGTCTATTACAGAAACAGTTTGCTAGTCGCAAGGCGCACAAAACGTACCTAGCTATTGTTGAAAAAGCCCCGAAATTACCAGAGGCGAAAATCGATCTACCGATCGGACGTAATCCCAAAAAGCCATCGAGTTTTCGTATTGACGCTAAAGGCAAACCCGCCATTACGAACTATCGAACGGTCGAGGTATTCGGTTCTGGCGCCGCCCTATTAGAGCTCAAACCACTAACCGGTCGCACACATCAACTGCGCGTTCATCTGGAACATATCGGTTCACCGATTATGGGAGATAGCCTGTATGGACCAGGCAAGCTTGGCCAGCGAATGTTTTTGCATGCTACATCGCTCGAGATTACCATTCCAGGTAGTAACGAAAACCAGCGCATGACGTTCGAAGCGCCCGTACCTGATGATTTTGAGATGACACTAGAAAACCTGAGGTGA
- a CDS encoding AAA family ATPase: protein MKINNLVLNSVTRSQLEAYLERPTHALLLTGLPGVGLATIAQALAGHIAGPEVITIQPIPHSKNAKPTINIEEIRSINSMVGHRRTDKLVIIIDEIGTMTEKAPEAFLKLLEEPSPEVYYIMTTHDSTGIKDTILSRSQIVSVLPASHDDCKVLFDRSSLRLTDDKRKKIDFIAGGYPAEIIRLVTDEAYFRVKAESIEKAKLFLTGKMMDRLEIVSGISGREQAAELARNLAKLMTITAGQAQHAKQLPARLKTISAVLDNLKQNGNVRAQLLFLALNI from the coding sequence ATGAAGATAAATAACCTGGTACTCAACTCGGTAACGCGATCGCAGCTAGAAGCGTATTTGGAGCGTCCGACTCACGCCTTGCTGCTCACAGGACTACCTGGTGTCGGTCTGGCGACGATTGCACAGGCTCTGGCTGGTCACATTGCTGGACCAGAGGTTATCACCATCCAACCGATTCCGCATAGCAAAAACGCCAAGCCAACGATCAATATCGAGGAGATTCGCAGCATCAACTCCATGGTCGGCCATCGTCGCACCGATAAACTCGTCATCATCATCGACGAGATAGGCACAATGACCGAGAAAGCTCCTGAGGCGTTTCTAAAACTATTAGAAGAGCCTAGCCCGGAGGTGTACTATATTATGACCACCCATGACTCGACCGGGATCAAAGACACCATCCTGTCTCGTTCCCAGATAGTATCGGTTTTGCCGGCTAGTCATGACGATTGTAAGGTACTGTTTGATCGCAGTTCGTTACGCTTGACCGACGATAAACGCAAGAAAATTGATTTTATAGCGGGCGGCTATCCCGCAGAGATTATCCGCCTCGTCACCGACGAAGCCTATTTTCGAGTCAAGGCCGAATCGATCGAAAAAGCCAAACTATTCTTGACTGGCAAAATGATGGACCGTCTCGAAATTGTCTCGGGGATCTCGGGCAGGGAACAGGCCGCCGAACTGGCACGCAATCTCGCAAAACTCATGACCATAACAGCCGGCCAGGCCCAGCACGCCAAACAACTCCCGGCTAGACTCAAAACTATTTCCGCAGTGCTAGACAACCTTAAACAAAACGGCAACGTCAGGGCGCAGCTGCTTTTTCTTGCTCTGAATATCTGA
- a CDS encoding tetratricopeptide repeat protein yields the protein MFGVLAIVGAGLAVLFWQRKPNLDDRRPSKIADQLDKLWDISQKSIREKHYLKAEKALLTILRADEKDARAYNRLGILYAKQQQYNDAIECFEIAQSLQPSASSLHNVGLIYYEIGKNDKALLAFEQAIRIESDVASRHVAYAKVLEAVGNYKKVIEELEIAVRLDQNPQSVMLLVDALVRDGQTERADKLRKIADKMTGEGNRQRIKQPAKVRI from the coding sequence ATGTTTGGAGTACTAGCAATAGTTGGCGCAGGCTTGGCTGTATTGTTTTGGCAGCGAAAGCCTAATTTAGACGATCGCCGCCCCTCAAAAATCGCCGACCAGCTAGACAAATTATGGGACATTTCCCAGAAATCTATTCGCGAAAAACACTATCTCAAAGCCGAAAAAGCCCTTCTCACGATCCTACGCGCCGATGAAAAAGACGCTCGCGCCTACAACCGCCTAGGTATTCTATATGCCAAACAACAGCAGTACAATGATGCTATCGAATGTTTCGAGATCGCACAGAGCCTCCAACCGAGCGCCAGCTCTCTTCATAATGTCGGCCTCATTTATTACGAAATCGGTAAAAACGACAAGGCACTGCTAGCGTTTGAACAAGCTATTCGTATCGAGAGCGATGTTGCCTCTAGGCACGTCGCCTACGCCAAAGTTCTCGAGGCGGTCGGTAATTACAAAAAGGTTATCGAGGAACTCGAGATTGCTGTTCGTTTAGATCAGAACCCACAGAGTGTCATGCTGCTCGTCGATGCGCTGGTACGCGATGGCCAAACTGAACGAGCTGACAAACTACGTAAAATCGCCGACAAAATGACAGGCGAAGGCAATCGTCAGCGTATCAAACAGCCCGCCAAGGTTCGTATCTAA
- a CDS encoding adenylyltransferase/cytidyltransferase family protein: protein MPHIGIYSGTFDPVHAGHLAFANTATEASRLDYVVFMPEEQPRGKTNVSDIDRRVLLLRDSLATTNHTVYRANQPRFTIAETLPDLIEKYQGTTLSFLLGSDVVSSLPKWPDVELLIANHTLIIGMRAHDHTKDITSILDQLGASYTIVTTPHAHVSSSQLRLAS, encoded by the coding sequence ATGCCTCACATAGGAATCTACTCTGGTACGTTTGACCCGGTCCATGCGGGACATCTTGCATTTGCGAACACCGCTACAGAGGCGAGTAGGCTCGACTATGTAGTGTTCATGCCCGAGGAGCAGCCGCGAGGTAAAACGAACGTATCTGACATAGACCGACGTGTATTACTCCTGCGAGACTCGCTCGCTACGACTAATCACACAGTCTACCGCGCCAATCAGCCGCGTTTTACGATTGCCGAGACTTTGCCTGACCTAATCGAAAAATATCAAGGCACAACATTGAGTTTCTTACTGGGGTCAGACGTCGTCTCGTCGCTACCTAAATGGCCGGACGTTGAGTTATTAATCGCCAACCATACACTCATTATTGGTATGCGCGCCCATGACCATACAAAAGACATTACGAGCATCCTAGATCAGCTCGGAGCCTCGTATACCATTGTCACGACACCTCATGCTCACGTATCGTCGAGTCAGCTGCGTCTAGCCTCGTAA
- a CDS encoding phosphatase PAP2 family protein gives MLKISSAVSKGLVWLRSIPLKTWKYIALAFVVIIMPGLLFASLADEVHENETLGFDSAVLKSVHNEASPMVDTAMKTLTEFGGPMLLPAIAVGLTIFLMYRRRFRHAFIVFISVGGASALNIVLKSIFRRDRPQLWQWIVSENGTSFPSGHAMASSALALSLIVILWNTKWRWLAVTLGLVYMLAIAFSRIYLGVHYPTDIIASWLVSVAWVSAVTWIAFGYSKNKNVTKQLRG, from the coding sequence ATGCTAAAGATTTCATCTGCTGTGTCAAAAGGTCTAGTCTGGTTACGATCAATACCGCTAAAAACCTGGAAATACATTGCTCTGGCATTCGTCGTGATAATTATGCCGGGCTTATTATTCGCTAGTCTGGCCGACGAGGTGCACGAAAACGAAACACTAGGTTTCGACTCTGCGGTGTTAAAAAGCGTTCATAATGAAGCTTCTCCCATGGTGGATACCGCGATGAAGACCTTGACGGAGTTTGGCGGGCCCATGTTACTGCCGGCCATAGCTGTTGGCTTGACGATCTTTCTGATGTATAGACGACGGTTTCGCCATGCTTTTATAGTCTTTATTAGCGTAGGTGGTGCGTCGGCTCTCAATATTGTTCTAAAATCTATCTTCAGGCGCGACAGACCACAACTCTGGCAGTGGATCGTCTCCGAAAACGGTACGAGTTTTCCTAGTGGTCATGCCATGGCTTCTAGTGCGTTGGCTCTGTCGCTGATAGTCATTTTATGGAATACAAAGTGGCGCTGGCTCGCCGTTACCCTAGGGCTCGTCTACATGCTAGCAATTGCCTTCTCACGGATCTATTTAGGCGTTCATTATCCAACTGACATTATTGCTAGCTGGCTGGTCAGTGTGGCTTGGGTTTCGGCAGTAACGTGGATAGCATTTGGATATAGCAAGAATAAAAATGTAACCAAGCAATTACGAGGCTAG
- the rpmG gene encoding 50S ribosomal protein L33: MAKSNSKSKRKLVGLVSESGQRVYTTKANSLQDKLVLKKYDKKLRKHVEFTETKKNLGRNEVKPKKR, translated from the coding sequence ATGGCAAAGAGTAATAGTAAATCCAAGCGTAAATTAGTCGGTCTGGTCAGCGAATCTGGTCAGCGCGTTTACACCACCAAAGCAAACAGCTTGCAGGACAAGTTGGTGCTGAAAAAGTACGACAAGAAACTTCGTAAACATGTCGAGTTCACCGAGACCAAGAAAAATCTCGGTCGTAACGAAGTCAAGCCAAAAAAGCGATAA
- a CDS encoding alpha-amylase, translated as MSKAIVLYMHVHQPWRVREYSAFDTGVDHNYWNEATHHSGANNARILRKVAEKSYFPTNAMLLEMLHAHPEFKLSLSITGTFLEQCEAYSPELINSFKALVDTGRVEIVGETYHHSLAFFYNRAEFDRQVALHAKKIKDVFGVTPTAFRNTELAYNNDLGRWADIHGYKAVLAEGWDDVLGWRSPNYAYRPVNTQNVKLLLKNYKLSDDMAFRFSNRGWAEWPLTMDKYAGWLDAEPDSPLINLFVDYETFGEHQWADTGIFEFLRQLPQDWLSRPDHTFMTVSEAADSSEPKDHIDMPHTVTWADTERDLSAWLGNRMQQESQGHIYNLGSAVMETGDESLINDWRRLTTSDHPYYMSTKYWNDGDVHAYFSPYPSPYDAFLYYMNALRDIKYRLMQHNQNHKG; from the coding sequence ATGAGTAAGGCAATTGTTCTCTACATGCACGTGCATCAGCCTTGGCGGGTTCGAGAATACAGCGCGTTTGACACTGGGGTAGACCACAACTACTGGAACGAGGCGACGCATCATTCTGGCGCTAATAATGCTCGTATTTTGCGTAAAGTCGCGGAGAAATCGTATTTTCCAACCAACGCCATGTTGCTCGAGATGTTACATGCTCATCCAGAGTTCAAACTCAGTCTGTCGATCACTGGAACGTTCCTAGAGCAGTGTGAGGCTTACTCGCCGGAGCTCATCAATAGTTTCAAGGCGCTCGTTGACACTGGTCGGGTCGAAATTGTCGGCGAAACCTATCATCACAGTTTAGCGTTCTTTTATAACCGAGCTGAGTTTGATCGCCAGGTGGCTCTGCACGCCAAAAAGATCAAAGATGTGTTCGGCGTGACACCGACGGCGTTCCGTAATACCGAGCTGGCCTATAATAACGACTTGGGTCGTTGGGCGGATATCCATGGCTACAAAGCAGTGTTAGCCGAAGGTTGGGACGATGTGCTCGGTTGGCGTAGTCCGAATTACGCCTATCGCCCGGTCAATACCCAGAATGTAAAATTACTACTAAAGAATTACAAGCTATCTGATGACATGGCGTTTCGTTTCTCGAACCGCGGTTGGGCCGAATGGCCACTGACCATGGACAAATATGCCGGCTGGCTCGATGCCGAGCCGGACTCACCGTTAATCAACCTGTTTGTCGATTACGAAACCTTTGGCGAGCATCAGTGGGCTGATACGGGGATCTTTGAATTCCTCAGGCAATTACCGCAGGATTGGCTATCACGACCTGATCACACCTTTATGACGGTCAGTGAAGCTGCAGATAGTTCAGAGCCGAAAGATCATATCGACATGCCGCACACCGTGACCTGGGCCGACACCGAGCGCGACTTGTCGGCTTGGTTAGGTAATCGCATGCAACAGGAGTCGCAAGGTCATATTTATAACCTCGGCTCAGCGGTAATGGAGACTGGTGACGAAAGTCTGATCAATGATTGGCGACGCCTGACGACGTCGGATCATCCGTATTACATGAGTACTAAATACTGGAACGACGGCGATGTGCATGCTTATTTCTCGCCGTATCCTTCGCCGTATGACGCATTCCTCTACTATATGAATGCCTTGCGTGACATCAAATACCGATTGATGCAGCATAATCAGAATCATAAAGGATAG